The Myxococcus virescens genomic sequence CGGGCGCGCCCCAGCGGTCCTCCACCCCGGCGGCCAGCTCCGAGTTGGCGAAGTCCGTCCGGTCCGCCACCTGCCCGGCGATGACGGCCGTGGCGAAGACGACGATGACCAGACTGCCAAAGACGTGGTGGGCCACGAGCCAGCGCAGGGCCCGGCGAAGGGCGCCTTCGGGCGCTCGCGGCGGACGGGGAGGCAGCGGAGGAGGTGCGTTCATGGGCGCAGGATCTCCGCCCCCCGTGCAACGGTGATGGCCCCCTTGTGCGGCTGCCGAGGAATGTTCGTGCAGATTTCGTGCAGGCCGGGATGCAGCTTCACCCTGCCCCGGATACACTCTGCGTCCATTCCGCGTCCTGGACGCGGCCCCTTCCCTGAAGCCCCGACAAGGTCGTCATGTCCGTCCCTGGAATCGGCTTCCCTGGCCCCTGGCGGCTCCGCTCTGGAGCCGAAGAATACGAACTGCGCGTCATGCGAGCCGTGACGGCCCTCGACGAGCGGGAGTGCGTCCCGGCCGAGCACATCACCTGGCAGCTCGACCATTGGCTGACCTCCGCCCGCAGGCCCTTGCTGGAGATGTACGAGGCCTTGGGCGGCATCCTTCCGTGGAACGCCAGCTCGCTGGACCGCGCCCGGCAGGACGCCCGCGTGCGAGACCGGCTGGTGCAGGCGCTGGAGCGCCGTGAGCTGGTGGCTCTGCGCGTGCAGCGCCGCGCCGCCGCCTGGGCGTGGCCGGAACCGGCCCTGCCGCCCCCCCGGCCCGAGCCCGAGGTCCTCCCCCTGGCGCGCCCGCCCGTGGAGGTCTTCACCCTCTTCCCCGACCCGGCACGGCAGGCCGAAGCCCTGCGCCAGGCCGCGGCGGCGGGTGTGCCGTTCTGCGAGGAGTGTGAAAAGCAGAAGCAACGGGCCGCGGCGTGAGCGCACCGGTCCCCCAGCTCCCGGGCCTGTTGCAGTGGATACGGCAGGCCACGGAGGAAGCGCCCACGTCGGCGCTCTACGCCATCCTGGACGGGGCGCGGGCCCCCAACATCCACCGGCTGGTGCTCACCTGCGGCCTGACGCAGAGCTGCCTCTATGCGGGGAAGCTGCCGCCGGAGTTGGTGGAGGTGGCGCCCTACCTGGTGCAACTGCGGCCCGGAGCGCCCGCCACGGAGCAACTGCTCGCCGCGGGCTGGGGCAAGAGCTGGGGCATCTTCGTGCAGAGCCCGGCCCACCCGGACGCGCTGCGGCGGCACCTTCGGCGCTTCCTCAAGGTCAAGGACGCCAACGGCAAGCCGCTGGTGTTCCGCTACTACGACCCGCGCGTGCTGCGCGTCTACCTGCCCACGTGTACGGACGACGAGTTGGACTTCCTCTTCGGCCCCATCGAGCAGTTCTTCGCTGAGTCCGAGGACGGCGGCAGCATGCTCGCCTACGCGCGCCGTCCCGAAGAGGCGCCCCTGGACGCGCCGCCGCTGTCCATCCTCCCGACGCCGCTCATGTAGCGGCCTCGGCCCCTCCCTGGGGCGCACCGTTGAATCGATGCGCCCCGGTCGGGCCTCCCCGCGTCAGTGCGCGGAGAGCAGGGGCCGGTCGAACGCGCGCGCCAGGCAGGCCTGGTTCGCCACGCTGTCCAGGTTCGTGTTGCGCATCTGGATTTCGTAGAACGGGCGGCTCAGCGACGTCACGACGGGGTCCTGCACCCAGAAGGCCGTGGAAGGACTGGCCATGCCCGTGGCGAGGAACGGCGAAAGCGCGCCGTACTCGTCGATGTGCGTGAACTCGGTGCGCGTTTCGCGGCCGTGGCAGCCGTTGCAGGTGTTGCGCGAGAAGACGTGACGGGCGTCGTTGACGGAGATGCCCGACGCACGCCAGTACGAGTCCGTCGGCGACGAAATCCACGGGAACGCGCCGAGGAACGGCGTGCTCGACGTGGGGTACGCCGGCGGCACGGTGTAGCTGTTGGCCAGGATGGCGGGCGTGTTCGCGTTGATGAAGTCACGCAGCACCGTCGTGTTGTTGTGCGAATCGCCCGGCGTCAGCACCGTCGGCTGGCCCTGCAAGCGG encodes the following:
- a CDS encoding DUF4123 domain-containing protein yields the protein MSAPVPQLPGLLQWIRQATEEAPTSALYAILDGARAPNIHRLVLTCGLTQSCLYAGKLPPELVEVAPYLVQLRPGAPATEQLLAAGWGKSWGIFVQSPAHPDALRRHLRRFLKVKDANGKPLVFRYYDPRVLRVYLPTCTDDELDFLFGPIEQFFAESEDGGSMLAYARRPEEAPLDAPPLSILPTPLM